One stretch of Robbsia betulipollinis DNA includes these proteins:
- the rpmG gene encoding 50S ribosomal protein L33, with amino-acid sequence MAKGARDKIKLESTAGTGHFYTTTKNKRTMPEKMEISKYDPVARKHVPYKETKIK; translated from the coding sequence ATGGCCAAGGGCGCACGCGACAAGATCAAGCTGGAATCGACCGCAGGTACGGGTCACTTCTACACGACGACGAAGAACAAACGGACGATGCCGGAAAAGATGGAGATCTCGAAGTACGATCCCGTCGCTCGCAAGCACGTGCCGTACAAGGAAACGAAGATCAAGTAA
- the nadC gene encoding carboxylating nicotinate-nucleotide diphosphorylase, with protein MQKSNGQVAGPSSPVRGTSFFDTVDAEYGGALRVARDANVAAALLEDVGAGDQTGRLVPADAMRRALIIVREAACLCGTPWFDEVMRRVDPRIEIDWQVEEGEGMRAGMTVCEMRGPARALLTGERNALNFLQLLSGVATVTRRYVELLDGTAARVLDTRKTLPGLRLAQKYAVRTGGGANQRLALYDGILIKENHIAAAGSVGAALDAARALNAGVPVQVEVESIVELQEALAHGATSILLDNFNVAMMREAVRINGARATLEVSGGVNAETIRGFAETGVDRISVGALTKDVRATDYSMRIID; from the coding sequence ATGCAAAAGTCGAATGGGCAGGTGGCGGGGCCATCCTCGCCGGTACGCGGTACGTCGTTTTTTGACACGGTGGACGCCGAATATGGCGGTGCGCTGCGCGTGGCGCGCGACGCGAACGTCGCGGCCGCCTTGCTGGAAGACGTGGGCGCAGGCGATCAGACGGGACGCCTGGTGCCGGCCGACGCCATGCGGCGCGCGCTCATCATCGTGCGCGAGGCCGCCTGCCTGTGCGGCACGCCGTGGTTCGACGAAGTCATGCGCCGCGTCGATCCGCGCATCGAGATCGACTGGCAGGTGGAAGAGGGCGAGGGCATGCGTGCCGGCATGACCGTGTGCGAGATGCGTGGTCCGGCCCGTGCGCTGTTGACGGGCGAGCGCAACGCGTTGAATTTCCTCCAGCTCCTCTCCGGCGTCGCCACCGTGACGCGGCGCTACGTCGAATTGCTCGATGGTACCGCCGCACGCGTACTCGATACCCGCAAGACCCTACCCGGGTTAAGGCTGGCGCAGAAATACGCGGTGCGCACGGGCGGCGGCGCCAATCAGCGGCTGGCGCTCTACGATGGCATCCTGATCAAGGAGAACCATATCGCGGCGGCGGGTAGCGTGGGCGCCGCGCTGGATGCCGCGCGGGCATTGAATGCGGGCGTCCCGGTGCAGGTCGAAGTCGAATCGATCGTGGAGTTGCAGGAAGCGCTGGCGCATGGCGCGACGTCGATCCTGCTCGACAATTTCAACGTCGCGATGATGCGGGAGGCCGTGCGGATCAATGGCGCGCGCGCGACGCTGGAAGTGTCGGGCGGCGTCAACGCGGAGACGATCCGCGGTTTCGCGGAGACCGGCGTCGATCGAATTTCCGTGGGCGCGTTGACGAAGGATGTGCGCGCCACGGATTACTCCATGCGCATCATCGATTGA
- the dut gene encoding dUTP diphosphatase translates to MKLEIKILDARAQPPAYATSGSAGLDLRACLDAPLTIAAGQTVLVPTGLAIHLADPGYAAMILPRSGLGHKHGIVLGNLVGLIDSDYQGQLMISTWNRGQEAFVLQPFERLAQLVIVPVMQAQFAIVDEFAASERGVGGFGSTGRG, encoded by the coding sequence ATGAAGCTTGAAATCAAAATCCTCGATGCCCGGGCACAGCCGCCCGCCTACGCCACCTCCGGCAGCGCCGGGCTCGACCTGCGCGCCTGTCTCGATGCGCCGCTGACGATCGCGGCCGGGCAAACCGTCCTGGTACCCACCGGCCTCGCGATCCACCTCGCCGACCCCGGCTATGCGGCGATGATCCTGCCGCGCTCCGGACTGGGGCACAAACACGGCATCGTGCTCGGCAATCTGGTCGGACTGATCGATTCGGACTATCAGGGGCAATTGATGATCTCTACCTGGAACCGTGGCCAGGAGGCATTCGTGCTGCAACCGTTCGAGCGGCTCGCGCAATTGGTGATCGTGCCGGTCATGCAGGCGCAGTTCGCGATCGTCGACGAATTCGCCGCCAGCGAGCGCGGCGTCGGGGGATTCGGCAGCACCGGCCGCGGCTGA
- a CDS encoding bifunctional riboflavin kinase/FAD synthetase, producing the protein MKVFRGLPNAESRAPCALTIGNFDGVHRGHQALLAHARAAAQSLNLPLCVMTFEPHPREFFNPGGAPPRISLLRDKLEALERAQVDRVVVEHFNHTFAAQPPDAFIQDVIVDGLHARWVMVGDDFRYGARRAGDFAALQRAGAAHGFAVERMATLTDGNGARISSSAVRAALMAGDLDAAAALLGRPYMISGHVVHGQKLGRELGFPTLNLRVAHKRPALAGILVVRVHGLAPTPLPAVASLGLRPTVDDSGRILLEVNVLGWTGNAYGKVVRIEFLKKLRDEERYVDLPALSAAIQRDVAHAHAYFDQATGITDRIS; encoded by the coding sequence GTGAAAGTTTTCAGGGGTCTTCCTAACGCCGAAAGCAGAGCGCCATGCGCTTTGACGATCGGCAATTTCGATGGCGTCCATCGGGGGCACCAGGCACTGCTGGCGCACGCCCGCGCGGCGGCACAGTCGTTGAACCTCCCCCTGTGCGTGATGACCTTCGAGCCGCATCCGCGCGAATTCTTCAACCCGGGCGGCGCGCCCCCGCGCATTTCCCTGCTGCGCGACAAGCTGGAAGCGCTGGAGCGGGCGCAGGTCGACCGCGTCGTCGTCGAACATTTCAACCACACTTTCGCCGCGCAGCCGCCCGACGCCTTCATCCAGGACGTGATCGTGGACGGGCTGCACGCGCGCTGGGTGATGGTCGGCGACGATTTCCGCTACGGGGCGCGCCGCGCGGGCGACTTCGCGGCACTGCAACGCGCCGGCGCCGCGCATGGCTTCGCGGTGGAGCGCATGGCCACGCTGACCGACGGGAACGGTGCGCGCATTTCCAGCTCCGCGGTCCGCGCCGCCTTGATGGCCGGCGACCTCGACGCCGCAGCGGCGCTGCTGGGCCGCCCGTACATGATTTCCGGCCATGTCGTGCATGGCCAGAAGCTGGGACGCGAACTCGGTTTTCCGACGCTGAACCTGCGGGTCGCCCACAAGCGGCCCGCACTGGCCGGCATTCTCGTGGTGCGGGTGCATGGCCTCGCCCCCACGCCCCTTCCCGCCGTGGCCAGCCTGGGGCTGCGGCCCACGGTCGACGACTCGGGGCGCATCCTGCTCGAAGTCAACGTGCTCGGCTGGACCGGCAACGCGTACGGCAAGGTGGTGCGCATCGAATTCCTGAAAAAATTGCGGGACGAGGAACGTTACGTGGACCTGCCGGCGTTGAGCGCCGCGATCCAGCGCGACGTCGCCCACGCGCACGCGTATTTCGACCAGGCCACCGGCATCACCGATCGAATTAGCTGA
- the lspA gene encoding signal peptidase II produces MAVKSNVSGPAGRTGGSPGGAARAGSLLPWLGIAVIAILLDQLSKVAILHTFGYGEGRVVTGFFNLVLVYNPGAAFSFLAAAGGWQRWLFTALGIVAALVICYLLKRHSAQKLFATALSLIMGGAIGNVVDRVLYGHVIDFLDFHVHHWHWPAFNLADSAICVGAVLLVFDELRRVRGSR; encoded by the coding sequence ATGGCCGTCAAATCCAACGTTTCGGGCCCGGCCGGGCGCACCGGCGGTTCGCCAGGCGGCGCGGCGCGCGCCGGCTCCCTGCTGCCCTGGCTGGGCATCGCCGTGATCGCGATCCTGCTCGACCAGTTGAGCAAGGTCGCGATCCTGCATACCTTCGGCTACGGCGAGGGGCGTGTCGTCACGGGGTTCTTCAATCTCGTGCTGGTGTACAACCCCGGCGCCGCCTTCAGCTTCCTGGCGGCCGCGGGCGGCTGGCAGCGTTGGCTCTTCACGGCGCTGGGCATCGTCGCGGCGCTCGTGATCTGCTACCTGCTGAAACGGCACAGCGCGCAGAAACTGTTCGCCACCGCGCTGTCGCTGATCATGGGCGGCGCGATCGGCAACGTCGTCGACCGCGTACTCTACGGCCATGTGATCGATTTCCTCGATTTCCATGTGCACCACTGGCACTGGCCGGCCTTCAATCTCGCCGACAGCGCCATCTGCGTCGGCGCCGTGCTGCTGGTGTTCGACGAATTGCGGCGCGTTCGCGGCAGCCGTTGA
- a CDS encoding DesA family fatty acid desaturase, producing MLDSLLQFFAHGVLDLSWWQIVLYTLVVTHITILSTTIYLHRCQAHRALDLHPAISHLFRFWLWATTGMVTKEWAAIHRKHHAKCETEEDPHSPQTRGLKKVLFQGAELYREEARNEETMKKFGHGTPDDWLERNIYARYNIMGVSLLMVLNVAMFGLVGLSVWAIQMVWIPFWAAGVVNGVGHFFGYRNFNCEDASTNLFPLGLLIGGEELHNNHHTYATSAKFSNKWYEFDIGWMWIRVLSACKLAHVKKIAPTPKLLNGKTAIDLETLQAVLSNRYEVMERYTSTLRRAYRQELAHIKSLGASDKYREFKSGRKWFHKDEAALADKQKQQLPEIFEQSSALRTFYELRRELATIWERSNVSREQLVLQLQAWCQRAEQSGITALQDFAIRLRRYA from the coding sequence TTGCTCGACTCCCTGCTTCAGTTTTTTGCCCACGGCGTGCTGGATTTGTCGTGGTGGCAAATCGTGTTGTACACGCTCGTCGTGACGCACATCACGATTCTGAGCACGACCATCTATCTGCATCGTTGCCAGGCGCATCGTGCACTCGATCTGCATCCCGCGATCAGTCATTTATTCCGATTCTGGCTGTGGGCGACCACCGGCATGGTCACGAAGGAATGGGCGGCGATCCACCGCAAGCACCATGCAAAATGCGAGACCGAAGAAGATCCGCATAGCCCGCAGACGCGCGGCCTGAAAAAGGTGCTCTTTCAGGGTGCCGAGCTGTATCGCGAGGAAGCGCGCAACGAAGAGACCATGAAAAAGTTCGGCCATGGCACGCCGGACGACTGGCTCGAGCGCAACATCTACGCACGCTACAACATCATGGGCGTGAGCCTGCTGATGGTGCTGAACGTCGCGATGTTCGGCCTCGTCGGTCTTTCGGTCTGGGCGATCCAGATGGTCTGGATCCCGTTCTGGGCGGCGGGCGTCGTCAACGGCGTCGGTCACTTCTTCGGTTATCGCAATTTCAACTGCGAAGATGCCAGCACGAACCTGTTCCCGCTGGGCCTGCTCATCGGCGGCGAAGAACTGCACAACAATCACCATACGTACGCCACGTCGGCCAAGTTCTCGAACAAGTGGTACGAGTTCGACATCGGCTGGATGTGGATCCGGGTGCTGTCGGCGTGCAAGCTCGCGCATGTGAAGAAGATCGCGCCGACGCCGAAGCTGCTCAATGGCAAGACCGCGATCGATCTGGAAACGCTGCAGGCCGTGCTGTCGAACCGGTACGAAGTGATGGAGCGCTATACGTCCACCCTGCGTCGTGCCTATCGCCAGGAGCTGGCGCACATCAAGTCCCTGGGCGCGAGCGACAAGTACCGCGAGTTCAAGAGTGGACGCAAGTGGTTCCACAAAGACGAAGCGGCGCTGGCCGACAAGCAGAAGCAACAGCTGCCCGAGATCTTCGAGCAAAGCAGCGCGCTACGCACTTTCTACGAATTGCGCCGCGAACTGGCGACGATCTGGGAACGTTCGAACGTGTCCCGCGAGCAACTGGTGTTGCAGTTGCAGGCTTGGTGCCAGCGCGCGGAGCAAAGCGGCATCACCGCCTTGCAGGACTTCGCGATCCGCCTGCGCCGCTACGCCTGA
- the coaBC gene encoding bifunctional phosphopantothenoylcysteine decarboxylase/phosphopantothenate--cysteine ligase CoaBC, which produces MNPPLPRDAGALAGRHLVLGLTGGIACYKTAELARLLVKAGATVQVAMTAAAARFITPLTMQALTGRPVQLDEWAEQDGNGMAHIDLSRRADAIVIAPASADFLARLAHGHADDLLATLCIARDCPLSVVPAMNRQMWSNPATQRNVAQLRADGVTVLGPAAGEQACGEVGEGRMLEPRQICDALVASFQPQRLAGRRVVITAGPTFEPIDPVRGITNRSSGKMGYAIARAAAEAGARVDLISGPTALPVPWGVTRTDVETAAQMRAAVLAAVHGANLFVAVAAVADWRPAVPHAEKIKRRTNGPPAIDFTENPDILAEVAALPGGPYCVGFAAETQHLEAHAQAKRRSKNVPLIVGNLGHLTFGKDDNEIVLFDAAGAHPLPAGDKLTLARVLVAEIARRLDASSSASSVPFSHEA; this is translated from the coding sequence ATGAACCCTCCTCTTCCGCGCGACGCCGGCGCCCTGGCCGGCCGTCACCTGGTGCTGGGCCTCACGGGCGGCATCGCGTGCTACAAGACCGCGGAACTGGCACGGCTGCTGGTCAAGGCCGGCGCCACGGTCCAGGTCGCGATGACGGCCGCGGCGGCCCGTTTCATCACGCCGTTGACGATGCAGGCATTGACCGGCCGCCCGGTGCAGCTCGACGAATGGGCGGAACAGGACGGCAACGGCATGGCGCATATCGATTTGTCGCGCCGCGCCGATGCGATCGTGATCGCGCCGGCCTCGGCGGATTTCCTCGCCCGTCTGGCGCATGGCCATGCGGACGACTTGCTCGCGACGCTGTGCATCGCCCGGGACTGCCCGTTGAGCGTCGTGCCGGCGATGAACCGGCAGATGTGGTCGAACCCCGCGACCCAGCGCAATGTCGCGCAATTGCGCGCCGACGGCGTAACGGTGCTCGGCCCCGCGGCCGGCGAGCAGGCCTGCGGCGAGGTCGGCGAGGGCCGCATGCTCGAACCCCGGCAGATTTGCGATGCGCTGGTGGCGTCGTTCCAGCCGCAACGGCTTGCCGGCCGGCGCGTCGTCATCACGGCGGGCCCCACGTTCGAACCGATCGACCCGGTGCGCGGCATCACCAACCGGTCGAGCGGCAAGATGGGCTATGCCATCGCGCGCGCGGCCGCCGAGGCCGGCGCGCGCGTCGACCTGATCAGCGGTCCGACCGCGCTCCCGGTACCCTGGGGCGTGACGCGCACCGATGTCGAAACCGCCGCGCAGATGCGCGCCGCCGTCCTCGCCGCCGTGCACGGCGCGAACCTTTTCGTGGCGGTGGCCGCGGTCGCGGACTGGCGCCCTGCCGTGCCCCACGCCGAGAAGATCAAACGCCGCACGAACGGGCCGCCGGCGATCGACTTTACCGAGAATCCGGACATCCTCGCGGAGGTCGCGGCGCTGCCCGGTGGTCCCTATTGCGTGGGCTTTGCCGCGGAAACGCAGCACCTGGAGGCGCATGCCCAGGCCAAACGCCGGTCGAAGAACGTCCCGCTCATCGTCGGCAATCTGGGGCACCTGACCTTCGGCAAAGACGACAACGAGATCGTGCTGTTCGATGCCGCCGGAGCGCATCCCCTGCCGGCGGGCGACAAGCTGACGCTCGCGCGCGTGCTGGTCGCGGAAATCGCGCGACGGCTCGACGCATCCTCTTCCGCTTCTTCCGTACCGTTTTCCCATGAAGCTTGA
- the purN gene encoding phosphoribosylglycinamide formyltransferase has translation MNNIVILLSGRGTNMRAIVDACAAERWPARVVAVVSNRADAASGDALDYARAHGIPAVVLEHAAYASRDAYDQALMAQIDAFAPDLLVLAGFMRVLGADFVQHYAGRLLNIHPSLLPSFAGLKTHERALAAGVRLHGATVHFVTAELDCGPIVAQAAVPVRDDDDPARLAARVLHAEHLIYPRAVRWFVEGRLSIEGSRVLARLDPPESQWLFATECA, from the coding sequence ATGAACAATATCGTGATCCTTTTGTCGGGCCGCGGCACGAATATGCGCGCGATCGTCGACGCCTGCGCTGCCGAGCGCTGGCCGGCCCGCGTCGTCGCGGTCGTGTCGAATCGCGCCGACGCGGCTTCCGGCGACGCGCTCGATTATGCGCGCGCGCACGGCATCCCCGCCGTCGTGCTCGAGCACGCGGCGTACGCGTCGCGCGACGCGTACGACCAGGCGCTGATGGCGCAGATCGATGCGTTCGCCCCCGACCTGCTGGTGCTGGCTGGCTTCATGCGCGTGCTGGGCGCGGACTTCGTCCAGCATTACGCGGGACGCCTGCTGAACATCCACCCGTCGCTGCTGCCCAGTTTCGCGGGTCTGAAGACCCATGAACGCGCGCTCGCGGCGGGCGTGCGCCTGCACGGCGCCACCGTGCATTTCGTGACGGCCGAACTCGATTGCGGTCCCATCGTCGCCCAGGCCGCGGTGCCGGTCCGCGACGACGACGATCCCGCCCGGCTCGCCGCACGCGTGCTGCATGCCGAGCATCTCATTTATCCCAGGGCGGTACGATGGTTCGTCGAAGGACGGCTGTCGATCGAGGGTTCGCGCGTGCTGGCACGCCTGGATCCCCCCGAATCACAGTGGCTATTCGCCACGGAGTGCGCATGA
- the ileS gene encoding isoleucine--tRNA ligase translates to MRGDLPRREPLWVKEWQERKIYQKIRAASAGRPKFVLHDGPPYANGAIHLGHAVNKILKDMIVKARTLAGFDAAYVPGWDCHGMPIEIQIEKQFGKNLPIAEMQRRAREYAAGQIESQKADFERLGVLGDWDNPYKTMNFANEAGELRALARILEKGYVYRGLKPVNWCFDCGSALAEAEVEYKDRTDPAIDVGFPFAEPEKLAQAFGLDALPANTGGHAGQSGQIVIWTTTPWTIPSNQALNLHPEIEYALVSTPAGLLIFATERVAPSLKQYGLAALGEGSEIVAVTTGEKLSGIRFHHPLAAVDAGYARTSPVYLGDYVTLDAGTGVVHSAPAYGIEDFLSCKAHGMQDDDIIGPVMGDGHFATSLPLFGGLTIWEAGPKIIETLRAAGTLWHDEAHVHSYMHCWRHKTPIIYRATSQWFAGMDRTPADGGASLRETALAGVEATQFFPAWGKQRLFNMIANRPDWTLSRQRQWGVPMAFFVHKETGELHPRSVELLEQVADRVAEQGIEAWQKLDPAELLGADAAHYEKNRDTLDVWFDSGTTHWHVLRGSHKDTLAYPADLYLEGSDQHRGWFHSSLLSGAMLDGRAPYKALLTHGFTVDGEGRKMSKSVGNTIVPQEVSDKLGAEIIRLWVASTDYSGELSISDEILKRVVEGYRRIRNTLRFLLANLSDFDAGTDALPPEQWLEIDRYAVARTAALQAQVLAHYERYEFHPVVAAIQTFCSEDLGGFYLDVLKDRLYTMAPTSPARRGAQTALWHIANGLLALMSPFASFTAEEAWRVLHPRSETIFTGLFHAYPEIADAAALLDKWQLLRDVRGEVTKALEEARTDNRIGSSLQADVLLRAAGARFDALSSLGDDLKFVLITSQAVVERVADEASQAVTIQTSNAPKCERCWHHRSDVGIDPAHPTLCGRCFSNLFGAGENRSAA, encoded by the coding sequence ATGCGCGGCGACCTGCCCCGCCGCGAGCCGCTGTGGGTCAAGGAATGGCAGGAACGCAAGATCTACCAGAAGATCCGCGCCGCCAGCGCCGGCCGGCCGAAATTCGTGCTGCACGACGGCCCGCCCTATGCGAACGGCGCCATCCACCTCGGACACGCGGTCAACAAGATCCTCAAGGACATGATCGTCAAGGCGCGCACGCTCGCGGGTTTCGACGCCGCCTACGTGCCCGGCTGGGACTGCCACGGCATGCCCATCGAGATCCAGATCGAGAAGCAGTTCGGCAAGAACCTGCCGATCGCCGAGATGCAGCGCCGTGCCCGCGAGTACGCGGCCGGCCAGATCGAAAGCCAGAAGGCGGATTTCGAACGGCTCGGCGTGCTGGGCGACTGGGACAACCCGTACAAGACGATGAATTTCGCGAACGAGGCCGGCGAGCTGCGGGCCCTCGCGCGCATCCTCGAGAAGGGCTATGTCTATCGCGGCCTGAAGCCGGTCAACTGGTGCTTCGATTGCGGCTCGGCGCTGGCCGAGGCGGAAGTCGAGTACAAGGACCGCACCGACCCGGCGATCGACGTCGGCTTCCCGTTCGCGGAGCCGGAAAAACTCGCGCAGGCGTTCGGCCTGGACGCGCTGCCCGCCAATACCGGTGGCCATGCGGGCCAGAGCGGCCAGATCGTCATCTGGACGACGACGCCCTGGACGATCCCGTCGAACCAGGCGCTGAACCTGCACCCGGAGATCGAATACGCGCTGGTCAGCACGCCAGCCGGCCTGCTGATCTTCGCCACCGAGCGGGTCGCGCCGTCGCTGAAGCAGTACGGTCTGGCGGCCCTGGGCGAAGGCAGCGAGATCGTGGCCGTCACCACCGGCGAGAAACTGTCGGGCATCCGTTTCCACCATCCGCTGGCCGCGGTCGACGCGGGCTATGCGCGGACCTCGCCCGTCTACCTGGGCGACTACGTCACGCTGGACGCGGGCACGGGCGTCGTTCACTCGGCACCGGCCTACGGCATCGAGGACTTCCTGTCGTGCAAGGCGCATGGCATGCAGGACGACGACATCATCGGCCCGGTGATGGGCGACGGTCACTTCGCCACCAGCCTGCCGCTGTTCGGCGGCCTGACGATCTGGGAAGCCGGCCCGAAGATCATCGAGACGCTGCGCGCCGCCGGCACGCTGTGGCACGACGAAGCGCACGTGCACAGTTATATGCACTGCTGGCGCCACAAGACGCCGATCATCTACCGCGCGACATCGCAGTGGTTCGCCGGCATGGACCGCACGCCCGCCGACGGCGGCGCGTCGCTGCGCGAGACGGCGCTGGCCGGCGTCGAGGCCACGCAATTCTTTCCCGCATGGGGCAAGCAGCGGCTGTTCAACATGATCGCGAACCGTCCGGACTGGACGCTGTCGCGCCAGCGCCAATGGGGCGTGCCGATGGCCTTCTTCGTGCACAAGGAGACGGGCGAGCTGCATCCGCGCTCGGTCGAACTGCTCGAACAGGTCGCCGATCGGGTCGCGGAGCAGGGTATCGAGGCCTGGCAGAAGCTGGACCCGGCCGAGCTGCTCGGCGCCGACGCCGCGCACTACGAGAAGAACCGCGACACGCTCGACGTCTGGTTCGATTCCGGCACGACGCACTGGCACGTCCTGCGCGGCTCGCACAAGGACACGCTCGCCTATCCGGCCGACCTGTATCTCGAAGGCTCGGACCAGCATCGCGGCTGGTTCCATTCGTCGCTGCTCAGCGGCGCGATGCTGGATGGCCGGGCGCCGTACAAGGCCCTGCTCACGCACGGGTTCACGGTGGACGGCGAAGGCCGCAAGATGTCGAAGTCGGTCGGCAACACGATCGTCCCGCAGGAAGTGTCGGACAAGCTCGGCGCCGAAATCATCCGGCTGTGGGTCGCGTCGACCGACTATTCGGGCGAACTGTCGATCTCCGACGAAATCCTCAAGCGCGTGGTCGAGGGCTACCGGCGCATCCGCAACACGCTGCGTTTCCTGCTGGCGAACCTTTCCGATTTCGACGCCGGCACCGATGCGCTGCCGCCCGAACAGTGGCTGGAGATCGACCGTTACGCGGTCGCGCGCACCGCGGCGCTGCAGGCGCAGGTGCTGGCCCACTACGAACGCTACGAGTTCCACCCGGTGGTCGCCGCGATCCAGACCTTCTGCTCGGAAGACCTGGGCGGCTTCTATCTGGACGTGCTGAAGGACCGCCTGTACACGATGGCGCCGACATCGCCCGCCCGCCGCGGTGCGCAGACCGCGCTCTGGCATATCGCGAACGGTTTGCTGGCATTGATGTCGCCCTTCGCGTCGTTCACCGCCGAGGAAGCCTGGCGGGTGCTGCACCCGCGCAGCGAGACGATCTTCACCGGGCTGTTCCACGCCTATCCGGAGATCGCCGACGCCGCCGCGCTGCTCGACAAATGGCAGTTGCTGCGCGACGTGCGCGGCGAGGTCACGAAGGCACTCGAGGAAGCCCGCACCGACAACCGCATCGGCTCGTCATTGCAGGCCGACGTGCTGCTGCGGGCGGCGGGCGCGCGTTTCGACGCGCTGTCGAGCCTGGGCGACGATCTCAAGTTCGTGCTGATCACCTCGCAGGCCGTCGTCGAACGCGTGGCGGACGAGGCTTCGCAGGCCGTGACGATCCAGACGTCGAACGCGCCCAAATGCGAACGATGCTGGCATCATCGCAGCGACGTCGGCATCGATCCCGCACATCCGACGCTGTGCGGGCGATGCTTCAGCAATCTCTTCGGCGCGGGTGAAAACAGGAGCGCAGCGTAA
- a CDS encoding RsmB/NOP family class I SAM-dependent RNA methyltransferase gives MKLHGFLIGQTETLLADVLQFTGPADAMVSRFFRAHPKLGHAERGVIAEAIFAVLRRRMEFAHLSESGSGSPARRLTLLGLMQTVGRAALKHHVSPTEQAWLEHVATIDPSSLPLRIRTNLPDWIYNGFAERFDAEGMSALAAALNYPAPLDLRVNTLKANREKVLESLRESGHEAEETPFSPVGVRLAGKPALTRMPLFQEGWIEVQDEGSQLLCQLVAPKRGEMVVDFCAGAGGKTLALSAMMRSSGRLYAFDVAERRLAKMKPRAARSGLSNVHPIVIDSENDIKIRRLAGKIDRVLVDAPCSGLGTLRRNPDLKWRQTPATITELVPKQTSILAAAARLLKPGGRLVYATCSLLRAENEAIVEAFLAGNDQFELIPANRVLAEQKVDLDTGEYLSLLPHRHGTDGFFAAVMQRKAGAPAAKPISTDME, from the coding sequence ATGAAACTGCACGGCTTCCTGATCGGCCAGACCGAGACCTTACTCGCCGACGTTCTACAATTCACCGGACCGGCGGACGCCATGGTCAGCCGCTTCTTCCGCGCGCATCCGAAGCTCGGCCACGCCGAACGGGGCGTGATCGCCGAGGCGATCTTCGCGGTGCTGCGCCGGCGCATGGAGTTCGCGCACCTGTCCGAAAGCGGCAGCGGTTCGCCGGCGCGCCGGCTGACGCTGCTCGGGCTGATGCAGACCGTCGGCCGCGCGGCGCTCAAGCATCACGTGTCGCCGACCGAGCAGGCCTGGCTCGAACATGTCGCGACGATCGATCCGAGCAGTCTGCCGCTGCGCATCCGCACCAATCTGCCCGACTGGATCTACAACGGCTTCGCCGAACGGTTCGACGCGGAGGGCATGTCCGCGCTGGCGGCCGCGCTGAATTACCCGGCGCCGCTCGACCTGCGCGTCAATACGCTCAAGGCGAATCGCGAGAAAGTGCTCGAATCCCTGCGCGAATCGGGGCACGAGGCCGAGGAGACGCCATTCTCGCCGGTCGGCGTGCGGCTGGCGGGCAAGCCCGCGCTGACGCGCATGCCGCTGTTCCAGGAGGGGTGGATCGAGGTGCAGGACGAAGGCAGCCAGCTGCTGTGCCAGCTGGTCGCGCCCAAGCGCGGCGAGATGGTCGTCGATTTCTGCGCGGGCGCGGGCGGCAAGACGCTGGCGCTCAGCGCGATGATGCGTTCGAGCGGCCGGCTCTATGCGTTCGACGTGGCCGAGCGGCGTCTGGCGAAGATGAAGCCGCGCGCGGCGCGCAGCGGTCTGTCGAACGTGCACCCGATCGTCATCGACAGCGAGAACGACATCAAGATCCGGCGCCTTGCCGGCAAGATCGACCGGGTACTGGTGGATGCGCCGTGCAGCGGCCTGGGCACGCTGCGCCGCAATCCCGATCTGAAATGGCGTCAGACGCCGGCAACAATTACCGAACTGGTTCCCAAGCAGACGTCGATCCTGGCAGCGGCAGCGCGTCTGCTGAAACCGGGTGGCCGCCTGGTATACGCGACCTGCAGCCTGCTGCGCGCCGAGAACGAGGCGATCGTCGAGGCCTTCCTGGCCGGCAACGACCAATTCGAGTTGATTCCGGCGAACCGGGTGCTTGCCGAGCAAAAGGTTGACCTGGACACAGGGGAATACCTGTCTTTGTTGCCGCACCGCCACGGCACCGACGGTTTCTTCGCCGCCGTCATGCAGCGCAAAGCCGGTGCGCCGGCCGCAAAGCCAATAAGCACGGACATGGAATAG